In one window of Bifidobacterium sp. WK041_4_12 DNA:
- a CDS encoding ABC transporter permease, which yields MSAITKTNSTNKSSGNAWNSPTLICGVIMLAVVILMALISLIWTPYDPTAVVDDKLLRPSAAHWLGTDRTGLDVASVIMAGSRTTLEVGSVAVIIGAVLGVPYGILTGLSKRSIGNWLDRWTDIVQAFPPLLLAIILTAAFGQSTFIAALALGIGSSPAFARVSRSGTLQIVKQDYMMAARAAGKSSFFISWKHILPNIRDIIIVQLSVNFAVAVLAEAGLSYLGLGTPAPLPSWGRLLRDSSSVIYSDWLLVLIPGVAIAWTVLAFNLLGDGIRDYLDPRMVGNK from the coding sequence ATGAGCGCAATCACCAAAACGAATTCCACGAACAAAAGTTCCGGCAATGCCTGGAATAGCCCAACTCTGATCTGCGGCGTTATCATGCTGGCAGTGGTCATACTGATGGCCTTGATATCACTGATATGGACACCGTATGATCCAACGGCTGTAGTTGATGACAAATTGCTCCGTCCGAGTGCAGCTCACTGGCTGGGAACCGACCGGACAGGTTTGGATGTCGCATCCGTCATCATGGCTGGTTCCAGGACTACGCTTGAAGTCGGTTCCGTTGCAGTCATCATAGGAGCCGTTCTTGGAGTACCCTATGGCATTCTCACAGGATTGTCTAAACGGTCGATCGGCAACTGGCTGGATCGGTGGACTGATATCGTTCAGGCCTTTCCCCCGCTGCTTCTTGCGATCATTCTGACCGCTGCATTCGGCCAAAGCACCTTCATTGCAGCCCTTGCACTCGGGATTGGGTCCTCCCCTGCATTCGCCCGCGTCTCACGCAGCGGAACACTGCAAATCGTCAAACAGGACTATATGATGGCTGCGCGTGCCGCGGGTAAGAGTTCATTCTTCATATCGTGGAAGCATATACTTCCCAACATACGCGACATTATCATCGTGCAACTTTCGGTGAATTTCGCCGTTGCAGTTCTTGCCGAGGCAGGTTTGTCCTATCTCGGACTCGGCACCCCTGCACCATTGCCATCATGGGGACGGTTGCTGAGAGATTCCTCGTCCGTGATTTACTCCGACTGGCTGCTGGTACTGATTCCAGGAGTTGCCATTGCATGGACGGTCCTCGCCTTCAACCTGTTAGGAGACGGCATCCGTGACTATCTTGATCCGAGAATGGTAGGCAACAAATGA
- a CDS encoding ABC transporter permease, whose product MMFRNVINRIAVFIVTLVASSIIVFLLLSALPGDAASTSLGTDASAAALVAKRHELGLDQPLPIRYWVWATNILQGNMGISAISGVNIATDVFNGLQVTLILVITAMIIALIIAFGFGILAARFQDRAFGFIISVLSQVGIAIPSFLAGLILVIVFAVQLRILPATGWVAPDDPGGFASHLILPAFSLGLVQGAIMSRYVRSAMLEVIGDDFMRTARSKGLSRNGALRRHGIRNALVPIMNVAGIEMASMLIGAVVVERVFEIRGLGSLLISSVENRDLPEVQSIVMVLVVLVLVVNLIVDLLSAVIDPRIRGAR is encoded by the coding sequence ATGATGTTTCGCAATGTGATCAATAGGATCGCTGTTTTTATCGTGACACTGGTAGCGTCCTCGATAATCGTGTTCCTGCTGCTGTCAGCACTGCCAGGCGATGCTGCATCCACCTCACTTGGAACGGACGCTTCAGCAGCCGCTCTAGTGGCAAAAAGGCACGAGCTTGGCCTCGACCAACCTTTGCCCATTCGGTATTGGGTTTGGGCTACCAATATACTTCAAGGAAATATGGGGATTTCTGCGATATCAGGGGTGAACATTGCCACAGATGTCTTCAACGGTCTACAGGTAACATTGATTCTGGTGATAACGGCAATGATCATCGCCCTAATCATCGCCTTCGGCTTCGGAATTCTGGCCGCAAGGTTTCAGGACAGAGCGTTTGGATTCATCATCAGCGTATTAAGCCAGGTCGGTATCGCTATTCCAAGCTTCTTGGCAGGACTGATATTGGTGATAGTCTTCGCTGTCCAATTGCGTATCTTGCCTGCCACCGGCTGGGTAGCTCCGGACGATCCGGGAGGCTTTGCAAGCCATCTCATTCTTCCCGCCTTCTCGTTGGGACTGGTCCAGGGGGCAATTATGAGCCGATACGTCAGATCGGCGATGCTCGAAGTCATTGGTGATGATTTCATGAGAACTGCACGATCAAAAGGCCTAAGTAGAAACGGAGCATTGCGAAGACACGGCATCCGCAACGCTTTGGTTCCCATCATGAACGTAGCAGGTATTGAAATGGCCTCCATGCTCATCGGAGCCGTAGTGGTTGAACGGGTGTTTGAAATCCGAGGTCTGGGCAGTCTGCTCATTTCTTCGGTGGAGAATCGTGACCTACCAGAGGTGCAATCAATCGTTATGGTCCTTGTAGTTTTAGTTCTTGTGGTGAATCTCATCGTTGATTTACTTTCCGCTGTGATCGACCCGAGAATCAGAGGTGCACGATGA
- a CDS encoding ABC transporter substrate-binding protein, which yields MKVHWMKKISMLASVGIATAMVLSGCAGGTGASSSESGTSANTSIRIGLTPSPANLNFEQTAGQAIPQALMYNVYESLVKLNENGKTIQPLLAKSWKISNDGLTYTFNLRSGVKFSNGDPFNASTVKFNLERLNQWKANTPANLSAIDHVDAVSNTEAKVVLKEPDRNTLFWLTSVLGAMVDPNEVNNMDTQAIGTGPFTVSDYKVGSQMDLKRNDSYWGTKPALRTAQLKYYSDTTSSSNALLSGDIDAIYNFQGYDQIDQFKNDNYTINTGNAQGDTMLVMNPSKGPFSNIKLRQAVMYAVDKDRILKTVINGYGTVLSAPVIPSDPWYKNLSSTYKHDTAKAKQLVQQSGVKDLTVNFTVPTRPYAQSIAQIVKTELDAIGFKVNLTEQEFPAVWIQNTMTNKNYDMTAMWHVEARNVTNYGNANYYWNYNNAKVNSDFAAAKKAGSDTDFNSSMLDAVTQIQQDAPADWLYNTNLITITKKGITGFSKNDVGIAMDLTGVKG from the coding sequence ATGAAAGTTCATTGGATGAAAAAAATATCAATGCTTGCATCAGTCGGCATTGCAACAGCGATGGTGTTATCGGGGTGTGCAGGAGGAACCGGTGCTTCATCATCTGAATCCGGCACATCCGCAAACACGAGCATACGCATAGGATTGACCCCCTCGCCAGCAAACCTCAACTTTGAGCAAACAGCAGGGCAGGCAATTCCTCAAGCATTGATGTACAACGTTTATGAATCGTTGGTCAAGCTCAATGAAAACGGAAAAACCATTCAACCACTCCTCGCAAAAAGCTGGAAGATCAGCAATGATGGTCTCACCTATACATTCAATCTTCGGAGCGGGGTAAAATTCTCAAACGGCGATCCCTTCAACGCCAGTACAGTGAAATTCAACCTTGAGCGGCTAAACCAGTGGAAGGCGAACACTCCCGCCAATCTCTCGGCCATCGATCATGTCGATGCCGTTTCGAATACCGAGGCAAAGGTAGTTCTCAAAGAGCCGGACAGGAATACGTTGTTCTGGCTGACCAGCGTTCTGGGAGCAATGGTCGACCCCAACGAAGTCAACAACATGGATACCCAGGCGATCGGCACCGGCCCGTTCACCGTGTCAGATTACAAGGTCGGAAGCCAGATGGATCTGAAACGCAATGACTCCTACTGGGGGACGAAGCCAGCACTGAGAACGGCTCAGCTCAAGTACTACTCGGATACCACATCAAGTTCGAATGCCCTGCTCTCAGGAGACATTGACGCGATATACAACTTCCAAGGCTATGACCAGATTGATCAGTTCAAGAACGATAACTACACTATTAATACCGGGAACGCTCAAGGAGACACGATGCTGGTCATGAATCCCAGCAAAGGTCCATTTTCCAATATCAAGCTTCGACAGGCTGTGATGTATGCGGTCGACAAAGACAGAATACTAAAAACCGTTATCAACGGGTATGGAACCGTTCTTTCTGCTCCGGTTATTCCGAGTGACCCTTGGTACAAGAACCTGTCATCTACCTACAAGCACGATACGGCAAAGGCTAAGCAACTGGTACAGCAGTCGGGTGTGAAGGACCTGACGGTGAACTTCACCGTTCCAACCCGTCCTTACGCCCAATCGATAGCACAGATTGTGAAAACGGAACTCGATGCCATCGGGTTCAAGGTGAATCTCACAGAACAGGAATTCCCGGCCGTCTGGATTCAGAACACCATGACGAACAAGAATTACGACATGACAGCCATGTGGCACGTTGAGGCAAGGAATGTCACCAATTACGGCAATGCGAACTATTACTGGAACTATAACAATGCGAAGGTGAACAGCGATTTTGCCGCAGCCAAGAAGGCCGGAAGCGATACAGACTTCAATTCGAGCATGTTAGATGCCGTCACACAGATTCAGCAAGATGCCCCGGCTGACTGGCTGTACAACACCAATCTCATCACCATCACCAAGAAAGGCATCACAGGATTCAGCAAGAATGATGTCGGCATTGCCATGGATCTGACGGGCGTAAAGGGCTGA
- a CDS encoding amidase, with product MSVTELTTAYARHDLSPLEVLEHKQRLFDQAEPVLHAIAMRYDKRESTFASAKESERRYANGEQIGPLDGVPVLTKENMNVVGEITTWGTKAFRDNPPETLNSPIIDLLDKTGCITLGKSAMPEWGMLSSGLSTDHATTCNAWNRDWNPGGSSSGAGAASAAGYAPVNYGSDIGGSVRLPASWNGSIGFKPTFGRIPVDPPYFGRTIGILGRKIPDLAIAFSQSLAADWRDPYSLPVEKTDWNDLERECKGMKIALLLDAGAGQPVAPQVAEAVAQAAQIFEQAGAHISKLAPYVGDSVSKIDMFWRAGHFLAYKALPEYRRKMILPFIAKWCESGAGISSDAAVAGSDEQLTLAKKTLAATKDYDLILSPVSPDATYPVDWAMPVNDVDHAMNHIAFCLPYNMSGQPSISVNCGFTSDGRPIGLQIAGQRYEDLTVLQAGTFYEHHKPSSARVSQWPTIWK from the coding sequence ATGAGCGTTACAGAGCTGACAACAGCCTATGCACGGCACGATCTGTCACCTTTGGAAGTGCTGGAGCATAAACAACGATTGTTTGATCAGGCGGAACCAGTGCTGCACGCGATTGCGATGCGTTATGACAAGCGCGAATCAACCTTTGCGTCTGCCAAGGAGTCTGAACGCAGGTATGCCAATGGCGAGCAAATCGGCCCTCTCGATGGTGTCCCTGTACTGACCAAGGAAAACATGAATGTTGTCGGCGAAATCACTACCTGGGGAACCAAAGCATTCCGAGACAATCCCCCTGAAACCCTGAACTCACCCATTATTGATCTGCTTGACAAAACGGGGTGCATAACACTGGGCAAGTCAGCGATGCCCGAATGGGGAATGCTATCCTCGGGCTTGTCAACAGATCATGCGACGACATGTAACGCATGGAACCGGGACTGGAACCCTGGAGGTTCAAGTTCCGGCGCTGGGGCGGCTTCGGCAGCCGGGTATGCTCCTGTGAACTATGGCAGTGACATCGGCGGTTCGGTTCGTCTACCGGCAAGTTGGAATGGAAGCATCGGTTTCAAACCCACCTTCGGACGCATCCCTGTTGATCCTCCATATTTTGGCCGTACCATCGGGATACTAGGGAGAAAAATCCCCGATCTGGCCATTGCCTTTTCCCAATCCCTGGCGGCCGACTGGCGCGATCCGTACAGCTTGCCCGTCGAGAAAACTGATTGGAACGATCTGGAACGCGAATGCAAGGGCATGAAAATTGCCTTGCTCCTGGACGCCGGAGCAGGGCAGCCGGTAGCTCCTCAGGTCGCCGAGGCAGTGGCGCAGGCCGCACAGATTTTTGAACAGGCCGGCGCACATATATCCAAACTTGCACCTTACGTTGGTGACAGCGTCTCCAAAATCGACATGTTCTGGAGAGCGGGACATTTTCTCGCCTACAAGGCACTTCCAGAATATCGCAGGAAAATGATTCTGCCGTTCATAGCGAAATGGTGCGAATCTGGGGCTGGGATTTCCAGCGACGCTGCTGTTGCGGGAAGCGATGAGCAACTTACCCTGGCAAAGAAGACACTGGCCGCAACGAAGGATTACGACCTTATCCTGTCTCCCGTGTCTCCGGACGCGACATACCCGGTCGACTGGGCGATGCCCGTTAACGATGTCGACCATGCCATGAATCACATTGCATTTTGCCTTCCGTACAACATGTCAGGCCAACCATCCATCAGTGTCAACTGCGGGTTTACATCCGATGGCAGACCAATCGGCTTGCAGATTGCCGGACAACGCTACGAGGATTTGACCGTTTTACAAGCCGGAACCTTCTATGAGCATCACAAACCCAGCTCCGCACGCGTATCTCAATGGCCGACGATCTGGAAATGA
- a CDS encoding aminotransferase class I/II-fold pyridoxal phosphate-dependent enzyme → MSDSIDTGFISNQSSSEENAANLARLILQTSTSPTPHQIMDSISSLIASGFLKANDRLPTVRMLAKSLSISPASVSAAYHSLVRVGSIRTRGRSGTFVLPQTEEWLPNRQEQLAVAPVERTFLDLSQGTPDPMLLPDIRPFFTRLGVRKAFVNSYSGPTIIAPLEDVLRHAWPYKPDTITMVSGALDGISRTLDTIIDPGDFVLTEDPTYPPLLDMIEARGGMIIGVPIDEAGMTPYGLDKAIEAAISRQSRHTGPSRQIKAMIVQPRAQNPTGASYDQVRISQLVHILRQRFPNESRFPYIIEDDSSGAIANASPETFASLIPERVVHILSFSKSHGPDLRLAALSSNSEMVGRIVARRMLGPGWVSRFLQELLFEMLTDRSVIQQIVHSRHVYALRQQSLSALLQQHGVAIRPGDGLNMWIPVNNEQAALQYLAEHTIRVAPGTPFRPPFSLASEGGGSMRDLSGSSAGPGLRITVVGDEGIYGKIAERIAEAAALR, encoded by the coding sequence ATGAGCGACAGCATCGACACAGGGTTCATCAGCAACCAGTCATCATCTGAGGAGAACGCGGCCAATCTCGCACGGCTGATTCTTCAAACCTCGACTTCTCCGACACCACATCAAATAATGGATTCCATATCGTCACTCATCGCATCCGGATTTCTGAAAGCGAATGACAGATTGCCAACGGTGAGAATGCTGGCGAAAAGCCTTTCGATAAGCCCGGCAAGCGTTTCAGCGGCATATCACAGTCTGGTAAGAGTCGGATCGATAAGGACACGCGGTCGAAGCGGAACTTTTGTTCTGCCACAGACCGAGGAATGGTTGCCCAACAGGCAGGAGCAACTGGCTGTTGCACCTGTGGAACGAACATTCCTCGACTTGTCACAAGGAACACCAGATCCAATGCTTCTCCCCGATATCAGGCCTTTTTTCACAAGACTGGGAGTCAGGAAGGCCTTCGTCAATTCTTATTCCGGGCCGACAATCATCGCACCCCTTGAGGATGTGCTCAGACATGCCTGGCCTTATAAACCGGACACGATCACCATGGTTTCAGGCGCTTTGGATGGAATATCCCGCACCTTAGACACGATTATCGATCCCGGAGATTTCGTACTTACAGAAGACCCTACCTATCCCCCGCTGCTCGACATGATTGAAGCACGAGGAGGAATGATCATCGGCGTTCCCATCGATGAGGCCGGCATGACCCCATACGGCTTGGATAAGGCAATTGAAGCGGCGATCAGCAGACAAAGCCGACATACCGGTCCAAGCAGACAGATCAAGGCAATGATCGTGCAGCCTCGCGCTCAGAACCCGACCGGGGCAAGCTATGACCAGGTACGAATCAGCCAGCTGGTACACATCCTGCGTCAACGCTTTCCCAATGAATCCAGATTTCCATACATCATAGAAGATGACAGTAGTGGCGCAATCGCAAACGCATCGCCGGAAACATTCGCTTCACTGATTCCTGAACGTGTGGTGCATATTCTCAGCTTTTCAAAGTCACATGGCCCCGATTTGAGACTTGCTGCCCTGTCGAGCAACTCCGAAATGGTGGGAAGGATCGTGGCAAGAAGGATGCTCGGCCCAGGATGGGTCAGCCGTTTCCTTCAGGAATTGCTATTTGAGATGCTGACTGATCGAAGCGTTATTCAGCAAATTGTTCATTCAAGACATGTATACGCCCTCAGACAGCAGTCATTGTCAGCATTGCTGCAGCAACATGGTGTGGCTATTCGACCAGGCGACGGGCTGAATATGTGGATCCCAGTGAACAATGAGCAAGCAGCATTGCAATACCTTGCTGAACATACGATACGTGTTGCGCCTGGGACACCTTTTCGCCCGCCATTTTCACTGGCTTCAGAGGGAGGCGGCTCAATGCGTGACCTTTCAGGAAGCTCTGCAGGCCCCGGATTGCGCATCACCGTCGTCGGCGATGAGGGAATCTACGGAAAGATTGCCGAAAGAATCGCAGAAGCTGCTGCACTGCGCTAA
- a CDS encoding aspartate aminotransferase family protein — protein MGHELSNDDNIWDDAYALDRAHVFHSWSAQANLQPTEVVTGHGSTLQYSDGRELLDFTSQQVNANIGYQHPKVIEGIKKQAELLATIGPQYANLARGRAASLVARRAPEGFEKVFFTNAGADANENAIRAARLFTGRRKILSSYRSYHGNTGAAISATGDWRRKPNDYASGHIHFFTPYLYRSEFHAKTQDEECEFAIQHLKHVIEFEGPDTIAAVLLESVPGTAGIIIPPANYFKKVRELTEQYGILMITDEVMAGFGRTGYWFALDDYNYVPDIITFAKGCNSGYVPAGGVILSDPVAHYFDDRVFPGGLTYSGHPLAMGAIVAAQDAMASEHIVDNAHDVGENVIGPKLRALVNKHPKIGEVRGKGVFWAIELVKDRDTKEFVDDDTMKQIVAESDKRGLIVGTHYNRIHVTPPCVITSQEASDGIDILDEALMAVGC, from the coding sequence ATGGGGCACGAATTATCTAATGATGACAATATCTGGGATGATGCCTATGCGCTTGACCGCGCACATGTATTTCATTCGTGGAGTGCACAGGCGAATCTGCAGCCAACCGAGGTCGTGACAGGTCATGGATCAACGCTGCAGTACAGCGATGGGCGCGAATTGCTGGATTTCACCAGCCAACAGGTGAATGCGAATATCGGATACCAACATCCAAAGGTCATCGAAGGCATCAAGAAGCAGGCCGAACTGTTGGCCACGATTGGTCCACAATATGCAAATCTGGCGCGTGGTCGTGCAGCATCACTGGTTGCCAGACGAGCGCCAGAGGGATTTGAGAAGGTGTTCTTTACCAATGCTGGCGCAGATGCCAATGAGAATGCCATCCGTGCCGCAAGATTATTCACAGGCAGGCGAAAGATACTGTCTTCATACCGCAGTTACCATGGGAATACAGGTGCCGCTATTTCGGCAACGGGTGATTGGCGGCGAAAACCGAACGATTATGCGAGTGGCCACATCCACTTCTTCACACCATATCTATATCGTTCCGAGTTTCATGCCAAGACGCAGGACGAAGAGTGTGAATTCGCCATCCAACATCTCAAGCATGTGATCGAATTTGAGGGACCGGACACTATTGCCGCAGTGCTGCTCGAATCCGTGCCTGGAACGGCCGGCATCATCATTCCTCCCGCGAATTACTTCAAGAAAGTGCGTGAGCTTACCGAACAATATGGAATTTTGATGATCACCGATGAAGTTATGGCTGGTTTTGGACGAACCGGCTACTGGTTCGCACTGGACGATTACAACTATGTTCCGGACATCATCACCTTTGCAAAAGGATGCAACTCGGGCTATGTCCCAGCCGGAGGAGTGATACTTTCCGATCCTGTGGCCCACTACTTTGACGATCGCGTATTCCCAGGGGGACTCACTTACTCGGGCCATCCTCTTGCCATGGGAGCGATCGTGGCCGCTCAGGATGCCATGGCCTCGGAGCATATCGTCGACAATGCGCATGATGTGGGAGAAAATGTGATTGGACCAAAGCTCAGGGCACTTGTCAACAAACATCCGAAGATCGGCGAGGTGCGTGGCAAGGGCGTATTTTGGGCCATTGAGCTGGTGAAGGACAGAGATACCAAGGAATTCGTTGATGACGATACGATGAAGCAAATTGTGGCTGAGTCTGATAAACGAGGTCTTATCGTAGGCACGCATTACAACCGAATCCATGTAACTCCGCCATGCGTCATCACCTCACAAGAGGCTTCCGACGGCATCGACATACTGGATGAAGCCCTTATGGCTGTCGGATGCTGA
- a CDS encoding SDR family oxidoreductase, which produces MNGEQGSDKETGKVADKQVALVTGASSGIGAATVRVLSARGWQVFALARREERLKALRDETGCSPVVADITDESSVNEAVQRITACGPVKALINCAGGAIGKDPVATANIDDWRNMYELNVLGTLRITQKLLPALRKSEGTVLIISSTAGIEPYEGGAGYCASKSAERVMARVLRLEMIGEPIRIVDISPGMVQTEEFSKNRFHGDELKAKAVYAGVPDPLSAEDIAESVRWALELPDTVDIDSIVVRPRAEGSYTKVFRNQQ; this is translated from the coding sequence ATGAATGGTGAACAAGGTTCAGACAAGGAAACAGGCAAAGTGGCAGACAAACAAGTAGCGCTGGTGACCGGTGCTTCAAGTGGTATCGGCGCGGCTACTGTACGTGTGCTGAGTGCACGAGGTTGGCAGGTTTTTGCGCTCGCGCGTCGTGAGGAGAGGCTCAAAGCGTTGAGAGACGAAACAGGATGCTCTCCAGTAGTGGCTGACATTACGGATGAGTCGTCTGTCAACGAAGCGGTCCAGAGGATAACTGCTTGTGGCCCCGTCAAAGCCTTGATCAACTGTGCTGGAGGTGCGATAGGAAAAGATCCGGTTGCGACGGCGAATATCGACGACTGGCGTAATATGTATGAGCTGAATGTGCTGGGTACACTGCGTATAACGCAGAAACTTCTGCCGGCGCTTAGAAAGTCAGAGGGTACCGTGCTGATCATTTCTTCGACGGCGGGCATTGAGCCATATGAAGGAGGGGCGGGGTACTGTGCGTCGAAATCCGCCGAGCGCGTCATGGCTCGTGTGCTCCGCCTAGAAATGATTGGTGAGCCGATCAGGATCGTGGACATTTCCCCGGGAATGGTGCAGACCGAGGAATTCTCGAAGAACCGCTTCCATGGTGATGAGCTTAAGGCGAAGGCTGTGTATGCGGGAGTGCCTGATCCGCTCAGTGCTGAGGACATCGCAGAATCTGTCAGATGGGCGTTGGAGTTGCCCGACACGGTCGACATTGACAGCATCGTCGTTCGTCCGCGTGCCGAAGGCTCTTACACCAAGGTATTCAGAAACCAGCAGTGA